A window of the Macrobrachium rosenbergii isolate ZJJX-2024 chromosome 13, ASM4041242v1, whole genome shotgun sequence genome harbors these coding sequences:
- the LOC136844972 gene encoding uncharacterized protein, with product MDSDSSNSLDSVKLFKTRIRKELTWSPASIHHLLKEVQLYPVLWNCNHPDYLKMEKKSLIWDTITQNLRCTFPALAMEGLKLGSVVQKFRNLKSNFQREVKRLSIVSDDFENEPKWRYFQACSFMLNPGNNDSASTSHSPNQPAILDHLGNLEERYNKKVCRWTNDGCKAAETTEPKKEITPSTDTYNLLEKVIHEVSREQFSMSDQEEQPQTSKYKETVDVAMDQEQFDEKIIAFVVDEMLPISLVDNQKFRDIFIGVYPTLNLISKKSLELHIIERATAVQNRIKDQLAKQSYICMTFDVWLSKGKSFVRVTAHWIDEDILERCSASLALKRFKGKGILEDNQISQILNDILELYSISLIKVVAIITGSTCNFVNILRDYGIRCFSRMETNGDGCAYNTDINDEVFSSYIETKMEEILPFNMRCMSRVLSVICTKDVDSALNGTIGKLHHSALGKCSSIWQQLSRPNQANIVESILKCSPLLPSTSSYISLHDSIQVLLEHRTKLSDVTKALSLPQFEDQELDYLSEYIMVLKPIAKALKRWQSDKDCFYGCLIPTLFATERKLKALLQSQLQYCQPILAKIMEAFKKNFDSFLHLDNSVNGAIIACASNPQFKLKWLTIKEEMNTSEHRKRVQDFLVLAVKTEISLSTQKQQNYHSDDSSDESFYYGKDHTSAADSDMAEVEVANYLYDSSNAITSLFGCPLIKRVFLKYNTPLTSSAPIERLFRFQGCVHEPKDYNLSDEMFEIFVVLKGNLRYFECSS from the exons ATGGACTCCGATTCATCCAACTCATTGGACAGTGTTAAGTTATTTAAAACGCGAATTAGGAAAGAGCTTACATGGTCACCAGCTTCAATACATCATTTACTTAAAGAAGTACAACTGTACCCTGTTTTGTGGAATTGTAACCATCCAGATTatttaaaaatggagaaaaaatcttTGATTTGGGACACAATTACACAGAACCTAAGATGCACGTTTCCAGCTCTCGCCATGGAAGGACTAAAGCTAG GTAGTGTTGTGCAGAAATTTAGAAATCTGAAGTCTAATTTTCAGCGTGAAGTGAAGAGGCTGAGTATCGTTTCTGATgactttg AGAATGAACCAAAATGGAGGTATTTCCAAGCTTGTTCCTTTATGTTAAACCCAGGGAACAATGACTCGGCAAGTACCTCACACTCGCCAAACCAACCGGCAATA CTGGATCACCTTGGGAATCTGGAAGAACGTTATAACAAGAAGGTGTGCAGATGGACCAATGATGGTTGTAAAGCGGCTGAAACGACTGAACCCAAGAAGGAAATCACGCCAAGTACAGACACTTATAATCTTCTTGAAAAGGTCATACATGAGGTTAGCAGAGAGCAATTCAGTATGTCTGATCAAGAAGAACAGCCTCAGACTTCCAAGTACAAAGAAACAGTTGATGTTGCAATGGATCAAGAGCagtttgatgaaaaaattatcgCCTTTGTTGTGGATGAGATGCTCCCAATTTCTCTAGTTGATAATCAGAAGTTCAGAGATATATTCATAG GGGTGTATCCTACACTgaatttaatatcaaagaaatctCTGGAACTGCACATTATTGAGAGGGCAACCGCCGTTCAAAACAGAATTAAGGATCAACTTGCTAAACAGTCATATATTTGTATGACATTCGATGTGTGGTTGTCGAAAGGCAAAAGCTTTGTTAGAGTTACTGCTCATTGG ATTGATGAAGATATCCTTGAACGTTGCAGTGCCAGTCTTGCCCTCAAGAGATTCAAAGGAAAGGGAATCCTTGAAGATAATCAGATATCGCAGATACTGAATGACATCCTTGAGCTGTACTCCATCTCACTTATTAAGGTTGTAGCCATTATAACAGGAAGTACAtgcaattttgtaaatattttaagagatTATGGTATCCGCTGCTTCAGCAGAATGGAAACAAATGGTGACGGTTGTGCATATAATACTGATATTAATGATGAGGTGTTTAGTTCTTACATTGAAACAAAGATGGAAGAGATTCTTCCTTTTAATATGAGGTGCATGTCTCGGGTATTAAGCGTAATCTGCACAAAGGATGTGGACTCTGCTTTAAATGGAACCATTGGGAAGCTTCACCATAGTGCCTTAGGAAAATGCTCTTCAATATGGCAACAATTGAGCAGGCCAAATCAAGCTAATATTGTTGAGAGTATTTTGAAGTGCTCTCCTCTTTTACCAAGTACTTCTAGTTATATTTCACTACATGACAGTATCCAAGTACTTCTGGAGCACAGGACCAAACTTAGTGACGTGACAAAAGCCCTGAGTTTGCCTCAATTTGAAGATCAAGAACTCGACTACCTCAGTGAATACATTATGGTCTTAAAACCAATTGCAAAAGCTTTAAAAAGATGGCAGAGTGACAAAGATTGTTTCTATGGATGTCTAATTCCAACTCTGTTTGCAACTGAAAGGAAATTAAAGGCATTGCTACAATCTCAATTACAGTATTGTCAGCCGATACTCGCCAAAATTAtggaagcatttaaaaaaaattttgacagcTTTTTGCACCTTGACAATTCTGTAAATGGGGCTATTATTGCATGTGCTTCAAATCCACAGTTCAAACTGAAGTGGTTAACAATCAAGGAGGAAATGAATACCAGTGAACACAGGAAGAGGGTGCAAGACTTCCTAGTCCTGGCAGTAAAAACAGAAATCTCGTTATCAACACAAAAACAGCAAAACTATCATTCAGATGATAGTTCAGATGAGTCTTTTTATTATGGTAAGGACCATACTTCAGCAGCAGACAGTGACATGGCTGAGGTAGAAGTCGCAAATTATTTGTATGATAGCAGCAATGCTATTACATCCCTGTTTGGATGTCCACTGATAAAaagagtatttttaaagtataataCCCCTCTGACTTCATCAGCTCCAATTGAAAGACTCTTTAGGTTTCAAGGATGTGTGCATGAACCTAAGGACTACAATCTGTCTGATGAGATGTTtgaaatttttgttgtattgaaGGGTAACTTGCGTTACTTTGAATGTAGCAGTTAG